In Actinomycetota bacterium, the DNA window GGTGGGAGCCAACATCTTGGATATCAATATCGGTCCGGCCAGAAAGGACGGTCCCGATGTAATGGAGTGGATAGTCGGCGTCGTCCAGGAGGTGGTCGATGTGCCCCTCTGTTTGGATACGACCAACGCTTTGGCCATGGAAGCGGGCCTGAAAGTCTGCAAGAAGCAGCCGATCATAAATTCGGCCTCCGGCGAGCCGGAGCGTCTTGAAACGATGATGACCCTGGCCGCCAAATACGGAGCCTCAGTCATAGGCCTCACAATGACCGAAGTCGGCATCCCCCGCGACGCCAACGAGAGGATGGCCATTGCCGTCGATATTATGACCAAGATGGCCGAAAAGGGCGTTCCGACCGAGAACCTCTACCTTGACCCCTTGATCCTGCCGGTATCGGTCGCTCAAGAGCAGGCCACCGAAGGGATAGAGTCGATAAAGCTCTTCAAGCAGCTGAATGATCCACCCCTAAAGACGGTGGTGGGCCTGAGCAATATCTCCAACGGGGCGCTTCCCGAGGCCAAGCCGATCTTAGACCGGACCTACCTCGCTATGCTGGCCACTGTCGGCTTGGATGCGGCCATAGCCGATCCGCTCGATAAAGAACTGATGGAAGCGGTCAAGACTATCAGGATCTTGCGCAACGAGGTCCTCTACTGCCACTCCTTCTTAGATTAGGAGAGAGGCTTGAAC includes these proteins:
- a CDS encoding dihydropteroate synthase, yielding MLVIGEKINVMSKALGPAMRERDKGPIQEMALAQVEVGANILDINIGPARKDGPDVMEWIVGVVQEVVDVPLCLDTTNALAMEAGLKVCKKQPIINSASGEPERLETMMTLAAKYGASVIGLTMTEVGIPRDANERMAIAVDIMTKMAEKGVPTENLYLDPLILPVSVAQEQATEGIESIKLFKQLNDPPLKTVVGLSNISNGALPEAKPILDRTYLAMLATVGLDAAIADPLDKELMEAVKTIRILRNEVLYCHSFLD